One part of the Lotus japonicus ecotype B-129 chromosome 2, LjGifu_v1.2 genome encodes these proteins:
- the LOC130740151 gene encoding cinnamoyl-CoA reductase-like SNL6 gives MAPSFDISTHTVCVMDASGQLGFRLVQKLLQRGYTVHASIQKYGVDKEMFNEISADSDKLKVFRSDPFDYHSLIDALKGCSGLFYTFEPPFDQPDYDEFMADVEVRAAHNVLEACAQTETMDKVVFTSAATATVWREDRKTMELDLDERHWSDVNFCRKFKLWHGMSKTLAEKTAWALAMDRGVNMVSINSGLVMSHDLSIKNPYLRGAAEMYEDGVFVTVDLEFLVDAHICVYEDVSSYGRYLCFNHIINTQDDAVQLARKLTPAASSSMPQSDDHGKSFIEQRISNKKLNKLMVDFEA, from the exons ATGGCACCTTCATTCGACATAAGCACTCATACAGTATGTGTAATGGATGCTTCAGGCCAACTAGGCTTTCGCCTCGTCCAGAAACTCCTCCAAAGAGGCTACACCGTTCATGCCTCCATTCAAAAATATG GGGTTGATAAAGAGATGTTCAATGAAATTTCAGCTGATTCTGATAAACTCAAGGTTTTCCGATCAGATCCTTTTGATTACCACAGCTTAATTGATGCTCTCAAAGGCTGCTCTGGCTTGTTCTACACATTTGAACCTCCCTTTGACCAGCCAGATTACGAT GAATTCATGGCGGACGTGGAGGTAAGAGCTGCACACAACGTGCTCGAAGCTTGTGCGCAGACGGAAACAATGGATAAAGTAGTTTTCACATCCGCAGCAACCGCAACCGTTTGGAGGGAGGATCGTAAAACCATGGAACTAGATTTAGATGAGAGGCATTGGAGTGATGTCAATTTCTGTCGTAAATTCAAG TTATGGCATGGCATGTCAAAGACACTGGCAGAGAAGACAGCGTGGGCCTTAGCAATGGACAGAGGAGTGAATATGGTTTCCATAAACTCAGGTTTGGTAATGTCTCATGATCTCTCCATCAAGAACCCTTATTTGAGAGGCGCAGCTGAGATGTACGAGGATGGTGTGTTTGTGACCGTTGATTTGGAATTCTTGGTGGATGCCCACATCTGTGTCTACGAGGATGTCTCATCCTACGGTCGTTATTTGTGCTTCAACCACATCATCAACACCCAAGACGACGCCGTTCAGCTCGCTCGCAAGTTAACGCCAGCTGCTTCTTCCTCCATGCCTCAAAG TGATGACCATGGTAAGAGTTTCATAGAGCAGAGAATAAGCAAcaaaaagttgaataaattgaTGGTTGACTTTGAGGCTTGA
- the LOC130740152 gene encoding uncharacterized protein LOC130740152: MGTSLIRTGSFPVQKPLLPGSTRFSLSRQASLAGDKNHPLSPRLSLHFCSNGRRDTPASGIQRAFSEGSLIRSGSDNFGLRRNLNRSLPAIILDEEEFLTDEDSTAYRRPESRIPVVDLGSGCGSGYGGDYRNDAVTGGNGGERIKIGAYYEEMLKSNPTDALLLRNYGKFLHEVENDMVKAEEYYGRAILANPSDGELLSLYGKLIWEMERDQERAQCYFDQAIHVAPDDCTVLGSNAHFMWESEEEVVNGGGMKGKAEESAAELIAAC; encoded by the exons ATGGGAACTTCTCTCATCCGAACCGGTTCGTTCCCGGTCCAGAAACCTCTCCTTCCGGGTTCAACCCGGTTCTCTCTCTCGCGCCAAGCCTCTCTCGCCGGCGATAAGAACCACCCTCTATCGCCGAGGCTTTCACTGCATTTCTGCTCCAACGGCCGCCGCGACACGCCAGCGAGCGGGATCCAAAGAGCGTTCTCCGAAGGCTCGTTGATTCGTTCCGGTAGTGACAATTTCGGCCTTCGCCGGAATCTGAATCGGTCTCTCCCGGCGATCATACTAGACGAAGAAGAATTCCTCACCGACGAGGACAGCACCGCTTACCGCCGGCCGGAGAGCAGAATTCCGGTGGTGGATCTCGGATCAGGTTGTGGATCCGGCTACGGAGGCGATTACAGAAACGATGCCGTCACCGGCGGGAACGGCGGTGAAAGGATTAAAATAGGCGCGTATTATGAGGAAATGTTGAAGTCAAACCCTACCGACGCGCTTTTGCTGAGAAACTACGGCAAATTTCTTCACGAG GTGGAGAATGATATGGTGAAAGCAGAGGAATATTACGGAAGAGCGATTCTAGCGAATCCTAGCGATGGCGAACTTCTTTCGTTGTATGGGAAATTGATCTGGGAAATggagagagatcaagagagaGCCCAATGTTACTTTGATCAGGCAATTCATGTTGCTCCTGATGATTG CACGGTGCTGGGATCCAATGCACACTTCATGTGGGAATCGGAGGAGGAGGTGGTTAACGGCGGAGGAATGAAGGGGAAAGCGGAGGAATCGGCGGCAGAGCTGATCGCTGCTTGTTAA
- the LOC130740153 gene encoding uncharacterized protein LOC130740153, whose translation MAKGKPKKSSKTPQNDAVSPPAGIFSTLFGNAAEESAGTAASLFSDNNPFRRKPQQPAPVSDEINHTQSPINDGEEKKRKRKKEKTPAVDSDIVMEASEKSEKKRKHGSDERVRVREREDLDLEVKAIGEGEEGERKNKRKREELEKEWEEKKYGIVEGGEGGEGEGHGKKTVGSKRKVLDNPADMLVSKEGFDDEDKLLRTIFVGNLPLKVKKKTLMTEFKKFGEVESVRIRSVPLQDTKKPRKGAILAKKIDESADSVNAYIVFKDEQAAQASLSHNMTVVEGNHIRVDRACPPRKKLKSESATLYDNKRTVFVGNLPFDVKDEELYQLFCGIHNLSSSIEAVRVVRDPHLNVGKGIAYVLFKTREAANFAVKRRYLKLRDRELRLSHAKADATPSKRLNTPSKRLETPSKRPNSSPAQAPSTPAKKPVASRSPSISITKPDKKPSYQGLRATKPTAHKKTPGGEKPKVRKTKRPSVAARRAKPNFAKEDGPPKQAGTKRKLDSRTPDSSLRAKKKNK comes from the exons ATGGCTAAAGGGAAACCCAAGAAATCTTCCAAGACCCCTCAAAACGACGCCGTATCACCCCCTGCCGGTATTTTCAGCACGCTATTTGGCAACGCGGCGGAAGAGAGCGCCGGCACCGCCGCTTCTCTGTTTTCCGATAACAACCCCTTTCGGAGAAAGCCTCAGCAACCTGCTCCTGTTTCTGATGAAATCAATCACACTCAGAGCCCCATCAACGACGGcgaagagaagaagaggaagaggaaaaaggagaaAACCCCCGCCGTTGATTCCGATATTGTGATGGAAGCTTCGGAGAAGtcggagaagaagaggaaacaTGGCTCTGATGAAAGGGTAAGGGTAAGGGAAAGGGAAGATCTTGATTTGGAGGTGAAAGCCATTGGGGAGGGAGAAGAGGGGGAGAGGAAGAACAAGAGGAAGAGAGAGGAGCTTGAGAAAGAGTGGGAGGAGAAGAAGTATGGGATAGTGGAGGGTGGAGAGGGAGGTGAAGGGGAAGGGCATGGGAAGAAAACTGTTGGAAGCAAGAGGAAGGTGTTGGATAATCCAGCTGATATGTTGGTTTCAAAGGAAGGTTTTGATGATGAGGATAAGCTTTTGAGGACCATTTTTGTTGGGAATTTGCCTCTCAAGGTGAAAAAGAAGACTTTGATGACTGAGTTTAAGAAATTTGGTGAGGTGGAATCTGTCAGGATTCGCTCTGTTCCATTACAAGAT ACCAAAAAACCTAGAAAGGGAGCTATACTCGCGAAGAAAATTGATGAATCCGCTGATAG CGTTAATGCATATATTGTTTTCAAAGATGAACAAGCTGCTCAGGCTTCTTTGTCCCACAACATGACTGTG GTTGAAGGAAACCACATTCGTGTTGATAGGGCATGCCCACCTCGCAAGAAACTTAAAAGTGAGAGTGCTACACTTTATGATAATAAGAGAACTGTTTTTGTGGGCAACCTCCCATTTGATGTGAAG GATGAAGAACTTTATCAGTTATTTTGTGGTATACACAACCTATCTTCAAGTATAGAAGCTGTTAGAGTGGTTCGTGATCCTCATCTTAATGTTGGAAAGGGTATTGCCTATGTCCTCTTTAAAACAAGG GAAGCTGCTAATTTTGCTGTTAAAAGACGGTACTTGAAGCTTCGAGACCGGGAGTTGAGACTTAGTCATGCCAAAGCAGATGCTACCCCATCTAAAAGGCTGAATACCCCATCTAAAAGGCTGGAGACCCCATCTAAAAGGCCGAACTCATCACCAGCACAAGCTCCTAGTACGCCTGCGAAGAAGCCTGTGGCTTCAAGGTCTCCTTCAATCAGTATTACCAAGCCAGACAAGAAACCATCTTATCAGGGTCTGCGTGCAACCAAGCCAACAGCCCACAAGAAAACTCCTGGAGGAGAGAAACCAAAAGTGCGCAAGACGAAAAGACCATCAGTAGCTGCCAGAAGGGCTAAACCAAATTTTGCGAAGGAGGATGGTCCACCTAAACAAGCAGGGACGAAACGCAAGCTTGATAGTCGTACTCCAGACAGCTCCCTACGAGCTAAGAAAAAGAACAAGTAG
- the LOC130740154 gene encoding uncharacterized membrane protein At4g09580, translated as MENQVQTNGAVVPEPAPAPAPAKFPLSYWEAAVASTVAVGFLSSILCVYLTMPDSDYSFLKFPHTLEDLKLLRDNLETYTSDYTAQVLVGYCVVYIFMQTFMIPGTVFMSLLAGALFGVFKGVALVVFNATAGASSCFFLSKVVGRPLLSTLWPDKLLFFQNQVAKRRKGLLNYMLFLRLTPTLPNTFINFASPVVNVPYHIFFIATVIGLIPAAYVTVRAGLALGELKSVGDLYDFNSVATLCLIGVVSITPTLISKKES; from the exons ATGGAAAACCAGGTTCAAACCAATGGTGCCGTCGTGCCTGAGCCTGCACCTGCACCTGCGCCGGCCAAGTTTCCCTTGAGCTATTGGGAAGCCGCGGTGGCTTCAACGGTGGCGGTTGGCTTCCTCAGCAGCATTCTCTGTGTTTACCTCACCATGCCCGATTCCGATTACAGCTTCCTCAAGTTCCCTCACACCCTCGAAGATCTCAAACTCCTTAG AGATAACCTTGAGACTTATACAAGTGACTACACTGCTCAAGTCTTGGTGGGATACTGCGTGGTTTATATTTTCATGCAGACTTTCATGATTCCAGGGACTGTTTTCATGTCATTGCTTGCTGGAGCACTCTTTGGAGTCTTTAAAGGCGTGGCTCTGGTTGTATTCAATGCAACCGCTGGAGCTTCTTCATGCTTCTTCCTGTCAAAAGTCGTTGGACGTCCTCTTCTCTCAACTCTCTGGCCAGACAAGTTGCTATTCTTCCAAAACCAG GTGGCAAAAAGAAGGAAGGGTTTGTTGAACTACATGCTTTTCCTGAGGCTGACTCCAACCCTGCCAAACACATTTATTAATTTTGCTTCACCGGTCGTAAACGTGCCCTATCATATTTTCTTCATTGCAACTGTTATTGGACTCATACCTGCTGCTTATGTCACTGTCAGG GCTGGGTTAGCTCTTGGAGAGTTAAAATCCGTTGGGGATCTCTATGATTTCAACTCAGTTGCTACTTTGTGCCTTATAGGTGTTGTTTCAATTACACCCACACTTATAAGCAAGAAGGAGTCATAG